A DNA window from Rhipicephalus sanguineus isolate Rsan-2018 chromosome 8, BIME_Rsan_1.4, whole genome shotgun sequence contains the following coding sequences:
- the LOC119403369 gene encoding uncharacterized protein LOC119403369: MKSSTTHATIEALHTLFSTFGLPRTLVSDNGPQFTSSEFNTFTKLNNIVHLRTAPYHPQSNGLAERAVRTVKYSLKKNVQGSLKTRLARILHRYRRTPQAGGRTPAQLLMGYDLRSRLDNAVSIPPSPVDRPPLDGWQPGEPVWVRNFGRGEPSTPASITSTDGARLVNADGPEGETIRRHSDQVKPRELERDQGEAGDSRCLETAGGAPAGGTPRRAPTRSEIAGSPSTPVLRRSGRQRKPPDRYSP; encoded by the coding sequence ATGAAGAGTTCCACCACACACGCCACCATAGAGGCTCTGCACACCTTGTTCAGTACATTCGGGTTGCCCCGGACGCTGGTATCCGATAATGGCCCACAGTTTACGAGTTCGGAATTTAACACCTTCACGAAGCTGAATAACATAGTACACCTCCGAACAGCACCGTATCACCCCCAGTCCAATGGGCTCGCGGAGCGGGCGGTTCGGACTGTTAAGTATTCATTGAAGAAGAATGTACAAGGGTCACTGAAAACCCGCCTGGCTAGGATTTTGCACAGGTACCGCAGGACGCCGCAGGCCGGGGGCCGGACACCAGCGCAACTCCTAATGGGCTACGATCTTCGCTCCAGGCTGGACAACGCAGTGTCCATTCCGCCCTCACCAGTTGACCGTCCCCCCCTCGATGGGTGGCAGCCCGGGGAGCCAGTCTGGGTGAGGAACTTTGGGCGAGGCGAGCCGTCGACTCCAGCCAGCATTACATCGACAGACGGAGCCCgcctggtgaatgccgatggtccGGAGGGGGAAACCATTCGGCGCCACAGCGACCAGGTGAAGCCACGGGAGTTGGAGCGTGACCAGGGAGAAGCCGGCGACTCTCGGTGCCTCGAAACGGCCGGCGGGGCCCCAGCAGGAGGAACACCGAGGCGAGCGCCAACAAGGAGCGAGATCGCCGGGAGCCCCTCAACTCCGGTGTTGCGTCGCTCGGGCCGGCAACGCAAACCCCCAGACCGTTACTCACCGTAG
- the LOC119403370 gene encoding uncharacterized protein K02A2.6-like yields the protein MTAAPTGGYASPPLFDETSDKWPAYQVRLEAFFEGNGITEDNKKRPLLVTALSTHTVDVLSGRCAPDKVNELSYPQVIALLKQHFSPQPNEIAQSYKFFTRNQLPGEQVKDFIVAIRQIADTCNFGASLDRMLRDRIVCGLHNLGVRRQLLAKPQLTRSEAEEIAISTEMAEANAQEIVSPTAEASVHALGGQSYRPRSRPQIVACYRCGEKGHGPEDCRFRSASCFKCKQRGHIARACCRRESGFGVVAPELQVHALSREEDTGTDGMFALEAADSHIGHVGITQPIVRTLDCGGVPVNMQVDTGSPVSVITWPTYERNKTVWPKLRCSPLKLTCFLGRLPVRGQLQLKVSCGNRSTAGSLQVLGCSGPNLCGRDLIQAFHMLEAPVMNVNTSGEQLPLLGADDVNVDQLLAEFADVFAPGLGLIKGPPVHFETRENVVPKFWKAREVPYSFRPKVDAELDRLSGAGIIVPVPHAERAAPVLPVEKRNSCIRLCGDFKLTVNKACRTEQYPLPRVEDILATLNGGEVFTTIDLREAYNQLPLDEEAMQLTTINTHKGLFSFTRLPIGVASAPAVF from the coding sequence ATGACCGCCGCACCCACGGGAGGATACGCCAGCCCACCGCTGTTCGACGAGACGAGCGACAAGTGGCCCGCGTACCAGGTTCGGCTGGAAGCCTTCTTTGAGGGTAATGGCATCACGGAAGACAACAAGAAGCGGCCGCTGCTGGTGACTGCACTGTCCACCCACACCGTCGACGTACTGAGCGGACGTTGTGCTCCGGATAAGGTGAATGAACTGTCGTACCCACAAGTGATAGCCTTGCTTAAGCAGCACTTCTCGCCGCAACCGAACGAGATAGCACAGTCTTATAAGTTCTTCACCCGCAATCAGCTGCCCGGCGAACAGGTCAAGGATTTTATCGTGGCGATTCGACAGATAGCGGACACCTGCAATTTTGGTGCTTCGTTGGACAGAATGCTAAGAGATCGCATCGTGTGTGGTCTGCACAACCTCGGAGTGCGTCGGCAGCTACTCGCGAAACCACAGCTGACGaggagcgaagcggaagaaatTGCGATATCTACCGAAATGGCCGAGGCCAACGCGCAAGAGATAGTAAGCCCCACCGCTGAGGCAAGTGTGCATGCGCTGGGAGGCCAGTCCTATCGCCCACGAAGCCGGCCACAGATTGTTGCGTGCTACCGCTGCGGAGAAAAAGGGCACGGACCCGAGGATTGCCGCTTCCGCTCGGCGTCATGCTTCAAGTGCAAACAACGAGGTCATATCGCTCGAGCCTGTTGCCGCCGTGAGAGTGGGTTCGGGGTGGTAGCACCAGAACTCCAAGTACACGCCTTGTCGCGGGAGGAAGACACTGGCACGGACGGCATGTTCGCGCTGGAGGCAGCAGACAGTCACATCGGCCACGTCGGCATTACGCAACCCATCGTGCGCACCTTGGATTGTGGTGGGGTTCCAGTGAACATGCAGGTCGACACAGGCTCGCCGGTTTCGGTCATCACGTGGCCCACATATGAGCGGAACAAAACAGTGTGGCCGAAGCTGCGTTGTTCGCCATTGAAACTCACCTGCTTCCTGGGACGGCTTCCAGTGCGGGGACAACTTCAGCTCAAGGTTTCGTGCGGAAACAGGTCGACGGCTGGATCTCTGCAAGTCCTTGGTTGCTCCGGCCCAAACCTCTGTGGACGCGACCTGATTCAAGCGTTCCACATGCTCGAGGCACCGGTCATGAACGTGAACACGTCAGGTGAGCAACTGCCGTTACTCGGTGCTGACGACGTTAACGTGGACCAGTTGCTAGCAGAATTCGCTGATGTGTTCGCGCCAGGTTTAGGGCTCATAAAAGGGCCACCGGTACACTTCGAGACGCGAGAAAACGTGGTGCCGAAATTTTGGAAAGCACGCGAAGTTCCGTATTCTTTTCGGCCAAAGGTCGACGCGGAACTGGACCGCCTTTCGGGCGCGGGTATTATTGTACCGGTGCCTCATGCGGAGCGGGCGGCGCCAGTGTTACCGGTAGAGAAACGGAATAGCTGCATCCGCCTTTGCGGCGATTTTAAGCTAACGGTCAACAAAGCCTGTCGCACTGAGCAATATCCGTTGCCACGGGTGGAGGATATCCTGGCTACATTAAATGGCGGTGAAGTTTTTACCACGATAGACTTGCGGGAGGCATACAACCAGCTTCCGTTGGATGAGGAAGCCATGCAACTCACGACCATAAACACGCATAAGGGACTGTTCAGCTTTACTCGCCTGCCTATTGGAGTGGCGTCCGCGCCGGCCGTGTTCTAA